The Anastrepha ludens isolate Willacy chromosome 2, idAnaLude1.1, whole genome shotgun sequence genome contains a region encoding:
- the LOC128871558 gene encoding uncharacterized protein LOC128871558 produces the protein MKRNRCSSLVFFLLLAVLSTSVGAFHIIALNRQYEYEYVGTVVVGAKAPQEDEHPAPPTSGWIVRGKLTLQRQTANVLAAALVIDDITLNNSGEKFLQNKEMYPPYKPFKIVLTPEGTVSHLFFKEADPIWSTNFKRAIASILQFQVESTGAFVVDEIGIHGKCSTEYFVSNKTNYISIRKTPELKNCTPFSEAIHVTRSNVPSNTCEFDFQKNVIIGNEAIYGMLPHPVTGYFLSMAHVKGTTLIHTFESTGEAQYINSELLLNFLNETSIDNPIDIETSMCTEISGLELLPNEVSDPTGGRNPQLQESLITAASSMLNSLAEGLENSELEFGEPYDTAVSDLIKVLSEMDYDSLNKLYRDVDIGTSYRQETIRNIFHEIIPRIGTKASVFLTKDLVLEKDLKSTIAVQLLISIPFHIFELSLELVKVCEVFLTLGPDRPDVHQAAILSFATLVHNVFMAGRINKDVFEEYVQKYFNLYLNSRDYEQKMLYLQGLSNLQVGNVANYLDPIVRDPNENEDIKFLAAWATLSLATERAERIYEIYWPIFESRNASLELRVTAVTLLLISNPTAARLISIHRIIQSETDPHMINYYRTTITSISETTYPCYQHLRRLLSYMHRHLPQKPESRYWVTGNYIFDYRDSKFGIGAMLQVFLVGDSKSDLPVVAYLKFDTEALGKFTGQLALYIKARGLPDAIFHKFLKNAATPLKFEHIKELLHAMKAPIIESKPLHLEFILQMEGKTVLSYYLNQKTFQKLTYTDLISRVSFIIRADSHINMQTVRWPFMNKYSVPTVLGTASDVLLQTTVLTSLRGNITQHRTNDLMKSALEIDARYSSYASCRSRSYNPFLNLDHEINREQGFLIYVPFNTDLNMNITSKCLRYSFQRPENMTSGLSFKSRSITSTRGQITKATQPFEEVMYPDRLVDVFQLFKYDTEDLGISMSIKTNLNELNKYRGMLLKSEFMENGFSRNVVINFLMYAFGVAQLSSIHLGHDRNFTMLVQNEKPTKIDGSICKQDLLNTANKIGQQFSLTMEHSSNLDVNEALHSWNVTMDVYSSTKNNWFNVIGTLERTSKIDTRDWKAQINATYAPLVFTKRPHTFYLDVVFGNASKTNENPHNTSKVHFSGRAGPSDYARDFLLSDNPLTDTDFCPKEVLKFSPIPTSKYCKRSNFENFTSITKYDMDLKFNNMPAWFDLWSTRLDHFVSALSEKKVESLNLDEEIKFSLHAPNDYFWLTVEMNGVNWRIYHIPFLQKLDSKYDASHEISYDSGLKRSCSVINGMINTFDDYLINLSEYTKVTVANHCQTLLAADCSALPEMAIFLLPSPESGLSANYGLRVYIGQNYFTFRPVDNHTKLQDDAPIYITVNSNEALINLRENPYRYPENETDYDFHVELTEHNILIVDNAQMHSNIQFDLSNVLNFEIYGLYKSKMCGLCSKPLNTMQNYTLCMQN, from the exons CTCGTCATCGATGACATAACACTTAATAATTCCGGTGAAAAATTTCTGCAGAATAAGGAAATGTATCCGCCATACAAGCCCTTCAAAATCGTGCTCACACCAGAAGGCACAGTCTCACATCTCTTCTTCAAAGAAGCAGATCCTATTTGGTCAACAAATTTCAAGCGTGCCATTGCATCTATACTCCAATTTCAAGTTGAATCTACAGGTGCTTTTGTAGTGGATGAG ATCGGCATACACGGCAAATGTTCGACGGAGTATTTTGTCTCGAACAAAACCAATTACATTTCCATACGTAAAACACCGGAATTGAAGAATTGCACACCTTTCTCAGAAGCCATACATGTCACACGTAGCAATGTGCCCTCCAACACGTGCGAGTTCGACTTTCAAAAGAATGTGATTATAGGCAATGAGGCCATTTATGGCATGCTACCACATCCAGTCACTGGCTACTTTCTTAGCATGGCCCATGTAAAAGGCACAACTTTGATACACACCTTTGAGTCGACTGGCGAGGCGCAATACATTAACTCAGA GTTGTTACTCAATTTTTTGAATGAGACCTCCATAGACAATCCCATTGACATTGAGACGTCCATGTGCACAGAAATTTCCGGTCTGGAATTATTACCGAACGAAGTTAGCGACCCAACGGGTGGACGCAATCCCCAATTACAGGAATCACTAATCACAGCTGCTTCCAGCATGCTCAATAGCCTTGCAGAGGGGCTAGAAAATTCCGAACTAGAGTTTGGGGAGCCTTATGATACTGCCGTTTCGGATTTGATAAAAGTTCTGTCCGAAATGGACTATGATTCGTTGAATAAACTCTATAGAGATGTGGATATCGGTACCTCTTATCGGCAAGAGACAATACGCAATATCTTTCACGAGATTATACCGCGCATCGGCACAAAGGCATCAGTATTTTTAACCAAAGATTTGGTGCTGGAAAAGGATCTGAAGTCTACGATTGCGGTACAACTCTTAATATCAATACCGTTTCATATATTCGAGCTGTCGCTGGAATTGGTGAAAGTCTGCGAGGTCTTTTTGACATTAG GGCCTGATCGTCCAGATGTGCACCAAGCGGCAATTTTGAGTTTTGCCACACTGGTGCACAATGTTTTCATGGCTGGACGCATCAATAAGGACGTATTCGAGGAATATGTACAAAAGTACTTTAACCTCTATTTGA ATAGCCGCGATTATGAACAGAAAATGCTGTATCTACAAGGTCTGAGCAATCTACAAGTGGGCAATGTAGCCAACTACCTGGATCCCATTGTTAGAGATCCGAATGAAAATGAAGATATCAAATTTCTAGCCGCCTGGGCAACTTTATCACTAGCCACCGAACGGGCAGAACGA atcTATGAAATATATTGGCCTATTTTTGAATCCCGCAACGCCAGCTTGGAGTTGCGTGTCACCGCCGTTACCCTACTGCTGATTTCAAATCCTACAGCAGCACGCCTTATCAGTATTCATCGCATTATACAGAGCGAAACAGATCCGCATATGATTAACTACTATCGCACAACCATCACGAGTATATCTGAGACGACTTATCCCTGTTACCAACATCT ACGCCGTTTGCTTTCGTATATGCATCGACATTTGCCGCAAAAACCAGAATCACGTTATTGGGTCACTGGAAATTATATATTCGATTATCGCGATTCGAAATTCGGTATTGGCGCAATGTTACAGGTCTTTTTGGTGGGCGACTCGAAATCAGATTTGCCCGTGGTTGCATATTTAAAATTCGATACAGAAGCATTGGGCAAATTTACCGGACAATTGGCG CTCTACATTAAAGCACGCGGTCTTCCCGATGCAATATTCCACAAATTCCTTAAAAATGCTGCAACTCCATTAAAATTCGAACACATCAAGGAATTACTTCACGCAATGAAGGCGCCAATTATAGAATCGAAACCATTGCATCTTGAGTTTATTTTACAAATGGAGGGCAAAACAGTGTTGTCATATTACTTGAATcagaaaacttttcaaaaactaaCCTATACAGATC tcATTAGTCGCGTTAGCTTCATTATACGCGCCGACAGCCACATCAATATGCAGACTGTTCGCTGGCCTTTCATGAATAAATATTCGGTACCCACCGTATTGGGCACTGCCTCGGATGTGCTACTCCAAACCACGGTACTCACTTCACTGCGTGGCAACATTACACAGCATCGCACCAACGATTTAATGAAATCAGCTCTGGAGATTGATGCGCGATACTCCTCGTATGCATCGTGTCGCAGTCGTAGCTATAATCCATTCTTGAACTTGGATCATGAAATTAATCGCGAACAGGGTTTTCTCATCTATGTGCCGTTCAATACTGATCTGAATATGAATATCACTAGCAAATGTTTGCGTTACTCCTTCCAGCGTCCGGAGAATATGACAAGTGGGCTTTCGTTTAAATCACGTTCGATTACTTCGACTCGTGGTCAGATAACAAAGGCAACTCAGCCGTTCGAGGAAGTTATGTACCCGGATCGTCTTGTAGATGTG TTTCAATTGTTCAAATACGATACGGAGGATTTGGGCATTTCAATGTCCATCAAAACGAATCTTaacgaattaaataaatatcgcGGCATGCTGCTCAAGTCGGAATTTATGGAAAA CGGTTTTTCACGGAATGTGGTCATAAACTTTTTGATGTATGCCTTTGGTGTGGCGCAGTTGAGTTCTATTCATCTTGGGCATGATCGAAACTTTACAATGCTTGTACAGAATGAGAAACCAACGAAG ATCGATGGCTCGATTTGTAAGCAAGATCTACTTAACACAGCCAATAAAATTGGACAACAGTTCAGTTTAACGATGGAGCACTCGAGTAATTTAGATGTCAACGAAGCTTTGCATAGCTGGAATGTTACAATGGATGTATATTCCTCGACCAAGaataattggtttaatgttATTGGCACTTTGGAGCGAACATCGAAGATTGACACCCGTGATTGGAAG GCACAAATCAACGCAACTTATGCACCACTCGTGTTTACGAAGCGGCCACACACCTTCTATTTAGATGTTGTATTCGGCAATGCCAGCAAAACCAACGAAAACCCACATAATACATCAAAAGTGCACTTTTCCGGAAGGGCGGGT CCATCGGACTACGCGCGCGATTTCCTGCTCTCAGACAATCCACTCACCGACACTGACTTCTGCCCGAAGGAAGTACTTAAGTTCAGTCCCATACCAACATCAAAATATTGCAAGCgaagtaattttgaaaatttcacatCGATCACCAAATACGATATGGATTTAAAATTCAATAAC ATGCCGGCCTGGTTTGACTTGTGGTCCACGCGACTCGATCATTTTGTTTCTGCCTTGTCAGAGAAGAAAGTGGAAAGCCTTAATCTGGATGAAGAGATCAAATTTTCACTGCATGCACCAAACGATTATTTCTGGTTGACAGTGGAAATGAATGGCGTCAATTGGCGCATCTATCATATACCCTTCCTACAAAAATTGGACTCAAAGTACGATGCTTCCCACGAGATATCCTATGATTCGGGTCTTAAAC gtTCCTGCTCGGTAATAAATGGCATGATTAATACCTTCGATGATTACCTAATCAATTTGAGCGAATACACGAAAGTGACGGTGGCGAATCACTGTCAAACCCTATTGGCAGCCGATTGTTCAGCGTTACCAGAGATGGCCATATTCTTGTTGCCCTCGCCCGAAAGTGGTTTGAGCGCAAATTATGGTTTGCGTGTTTATATTGGACAGAATTACTTTACCTTTAGGCCGGTGGACAATCACACTAAGCTGCAGGACGATGCGCCCATATATATAACTGTCAATAGTAATGAGGCATTGATAAATTTGCGTGAAAATCCGTATCGGTATCCAGAGAATGAGACCGACTACGATTTCCA CGTGGAATTAACCGAACATAATATTTTAATCGTTGATAATGCGCAAATGCACTCGAACATACAATTCGACTTATCCAATGTGCTGAATTTCGAAATTTACGGCCTCTACAAGAGCAAAATGTGTGGTCTCTGCAGCAAACCATTAAATACAATGCAAAATTACACGCTCTGCATGCAGAATTAA
- the LOC128871560 gene encoding arginine kinase → MTSIESKRVQYRKYLERAGVIDALSKALIKLYEEQNKPDDAIRFVRKFMCESCPDDDQFDMMKSDLEEANKTIARLEQELERLRSQIKKTPEEIAELLEDGFKSLTEDEEFNNSLLRKYLTREILDEYLMTTTAPPTEANLFDCIQSGTMHHNSRCGVYAADAESYDVFTKLFDPIIRDRHGQLENESDILQKDTDWGNVDEIENLDPERKYILSARIRIARNLEGYPFFPKLREKQYIEIEEKVRSAVETLDGEHTGAYYSMGDLEPDIQHELVARHVLFKRGDEFLTTAGCYRFWPTGRGIYNNPAETFLIWVNEEDHLGIISMAKCGDLGDVYSRLVTGISELEKMLQFAHHPRYGNLTACPTNLGTTLRASVHIRLPLLSQQEDKLQAMADELNLQIHGTGGENTPIEDGVMDVSNRHRLGFTEFELVKTLQEGIVALIAAEEELEAGGGDD, encoded by the exons ATGACTTCG attgAATCTAAACGCGTGCAGTATCGTAAATACCTGGAGCGCGCCGGTGTCATTGACGCACTCAGTAAGGCGCTAATCAAACTCTATGAAGAGCAGAATAAACCGGATGATGCCATACGTTTTGTGCGCAAGTTCATGTGTGAGTCTTGCCCAGATGATGACCAATTCGACATGATGAAGTCTGATCTTGAAGAGGCCAACAAGACTATTGCACGGCTTGAACAGGAGTTAGAACGTTTGCGTAGCCAAAT TAAGAAAACTCCTGAAGAGATTGCAGAGCTGTTGGAGGATGGTTTTAAGAGTCTCACAGAGGATGAAGAGTTCAATAACTCACTACTGCGTAAGTATTTGACGCGTGAAATATTGGACGAGTATTTGATGACAACCACTGCGCCGCCCACCGAGGCTAACCTGTTTGATTGCATACAATCGGGCACAATGCATCACAACTCCCGGTGTGGTGTCTATGCAGCCGATGCCGAGTCTTACGATGTCTTCACTAAGCTCTTCGATCCGATCATTAGGGACCGTCATGGTCAATTGgagaatgagagtgatattttGCAGAAGGATACAGATTGGGGTAATGTGGATGAGATTGAAAATTTGGATCCGGAACGCAAATATATTTTGTCTGCAAGAATTCGTATTGCACGCAATCTCGAAGGGTATCCGTTTTTTCCGAAGTTACGCGAAAAGCAATATATTGAAATTGAAGAGAAGGTCCGCTCGGCAGTTGAGACATTGGATGGCGAACATACGGGCGCTTATTATAGCATGGGTGACCTTGAGCCAGATATTCAACATGAACTGGTCGCGCGTCATGTACTTTTCAAGCGTGGCGACGAGTTTTTGACTACAGCAGGCTGCTATCGTTTCTGGCCAACTGGTCGTGGTATATATAACAATCCAGCTGAAACGTTTTTGATTTGGGTAAATGAAGAGGACCATTTGGGTATTATCTCAATGGCTAAGTGTGGTGATTTAG GTGATGTATACAGTCGCTTAGTTACTGGTATATCTGAATTGGAGAAGATGTTGCAATTTGCACACCATCCACGCTATGGCAACTTGACCGCCTGTCCCACTAATCTTGGCACTACGCTCCGTGCATCGGTGCACATTCGTTTGCCACTGCTGTCGCAACAAGAAGACAAACTCCAGGCCATGGCTGATGAGCTAAATTTGCAGATACATGGCACTGGTGGTGAAAATACCCCAATAGAGGATGGTGTAATGGATGTTTCCAATCGACATCGCTTGGGTTTCACTGAATTTGAGTTGGTTAAGACGCTGCAAGAGGGTATAGTTGCGTTAATAGCCGCCGAAGAGGAACTTGAGGCCGGTGGTGGTGATGACTAA